Proteins encoded within one genomic window of Zavarzinella sp.:
- a CDS encoding FAD-dependent oxidoreductase: protein MIQKILLSITTFFATFLCSWAAPPNPNRIECDLLIVGGTESGCAAALQAARMGVKHIVLVNDTRWLGGQFSSEALGAIDENRGRTGTNDTPFPRSGLFLEVIQRIEKKNFEKYGVARPGNTVVKNTVLPHDAAEIFNEMLQPYSESGQIRILSAFQPVKCFVDQDQLLGVHFQELGDSSTPSTVSVHATITIDASDWGDVIRLSKAGHRCGPELKSEFQEPTAPTDRETYPLTDMNPINWGLVIEETDQEAVIPKPDRYDERRYLMATALTYDDWTKVGWKHPRLFGKGFPMPDRIYTGRRLLDAKKYDLKTKHDMILINIPPINYPLDHLPLHVVDELEKLSKGSSKKNIAEMTRAERDVIYRDCQLHTLGYLYHLQTTVYERSTPQQRAQVNFRKFRLPDYFGTANKLPPKPYLRESLHLKAQYIMKEQDTLKTDRAKDQYATVMYEDGIACWQFEYDFHPTGRAFHPTLGTAGPWECYGKPGRGWGPYSDRALLPIRSMIPEKLDRLIAAQKNLGYTSIVSSAVRLHDQSMMIGQSAGATSATGIEQQLPLQKIYQSPKALNRIRSSLCSPTGGQPLVIWPFADLQPDDVGFAAANMLAMNRLIPLNRTEVNIQPKLSADLQWMRKLLEHAQGKLPKNAKVLTMPATTPQTTRGEYLKAWYDLLRQNFDLPVLK, encoded by the coding sequence ATGATTCAAAAAATCCTCTTATCAATCACAACATTTTTTGCCACATTTCTTTGTTCGTGGGCGGCACCACCGAATCCGAATCGTATCGAATGTGACCTGCTCATTGTCGGTGGTACAGAATCTGGCTGTGCAGCAGCACTTCAGGCCGCACGGATGGGTGTGAAGCACATTGTGCTGGTAAACGATACCAGGTGGCTCGGTGGGCAGTTTTCATCAGAAGCATTAGGAGCAATTGATGAAAACCGTGGCCGCACCGGAACGAACGATACACCTTTCCCACGCTCGGGATTGTTTCTCGAAGTGATTCAACGGATTGAAAAGAAGAATTTCGAAAAGTACGGTGTCGCACGCCCAGGCAATACTGTGGTGAAGAATACTGTGCTGCCACACGATGCGGCAGAGATTTTCAATGAAATGCTTCAACCCTACAGCGAAAGCGGACAGATCAGGATCTTATCTGCATTCCAGCCTGTTAAATGTTTCGTTGATCAGGATCAATTGTTGGGAGTTCACTTTCAGGAGTTGGGTGATTCCAGCACTCCATCCACCGTTTCTGTGCATGCAACAATCACTATTGATGCCAGCGACTGGGGTGATGTGATTCGATTGTCAAAAGCGGGGCATCGCTGTGGGCCAGAATTAAAGAGCGAGTTTCAGGAACCAACCGCTCCCACTGATCGTGAAACGTACCCACTGACAGATATGAATCCGATCAACTGGGGACTGGTAATTGAAGAGACCGATCAGGAAGCAGTAATCCCAAAGCCGGATCGGTACGATGAAAGGCGCTACTTGATGGCCACCGCACTGACCTATGATGACTGGACGAAGGTGGGCTGGAAACACCCACGACTATTTGGCAAAGGGTTCCCAATGCCGGATCGAATTTACACCGGCAGACGGTTGCTAGATGCGAAAAAATACGACCTGAAAACGAAGCACGATATGATTTTGATCAACATCCCGCCGATCAATTATCCCCTGGATCACCTCCCACTACACGTGGTCGATGAGTTGGAAAAATTAAGCAAAGGATCTTCAAAAAAGAACATTGCTGAAATGACACGTGCGGAGCGGGATGTCATCTATCGCGATTGCCAATTGCATACTCTCGGCTACTTATACCACTTGCAGACAACAGTTTACGAGCGATCTACACCCCAGCAGCGGGCACAGGTCAACTTTCGTAAGTTTCGCCTGCCCGATTATTTTGGTACAGCCAACAAGTTGCCACCGAAGCCCTATTTGCGGGAATCGTTGCATTTGAAGGCACAATACATCATGAAGGAACAGGACACGCTGAAAACGGATCGAGCGAAAGACCAGTATGCCACAGTGATGTATGAAGATGGCATCGCTTGCTGGCAATTCGAGTATGATTTTCATCCCACGGGGCGGGCATTTCACCCCACGTTGGGTACGGCAGGACCTTGGGAATGTTATGGCAAGCCCGGCCGAGGCTGGGGACCATATAGCGACCGTGCTCTGTTACCTATCCGCAGCATGATACCAGAAAAACTGGATCGTCTGATTGCGGCCCAGAAAAACCTGGGTTATACCAGCATTGTCAGCAGTGCCGTGCGGTTGCACGATCAATCAATGATGATTGGTCAATCTGCAGGTGCTACGTCAGCAACGGGTATCGAACAGCAATTACCACTGCAGAAAATCTATCAGTCACCGAAGGCGTTAAATCGCATTCGCAGCAGTCTGTGCAGTCCCACTGGGGGGCAACCATTGGTTATCTGGCCATTCGCTGATCTTCAACCAGACGATGTGGGCTTTGCTGCTGCCAACATGCTGGCAATGAATCGCCTGATCCCATTGAATCGCACAGAAGTAAATATTCAGCCGAAACTGTCAGCCGATTTGCAATGGATGAGAAAACTGCTTGAACATGCACAGGGTAAATTGCCCAAAAACGCAAAAGTACTCACGATGCCAGCAACAACCCCGCAAACAACTCGTGGGGAATACCTGAAGGCGTGGTACGATCTCCTCCGCCAGAATTTCGATCTACCAGTATTGAAATAA